A stretch of the Polynucleobacter tropicus genome encodes the following:
- a CDS encoding pseudouridine synthase, with product MEEKVRVSKLLSELGLCSRREADSYIEQGLVTVDGEIVNELGVRAYRHQKIELQSGAKAQQASRITVILNKPVGFISHYDDEQEYQPAASLITPENFFANPLDKNRSPRFNTKGLAPAGRLDIDSTGLLVLTQDGRIAKLLIGENSPIEKEYLVRVEGRLSYEDLDRLKHGLSLDGVALKPAQVSWQNEEQLRFVLREGRKRQIRRMCEMVGLRVLGLKRVRMGRVSLGPLPPGQWRYLKPGEQF from the coding sequence ATGGAAGAAAAAGTACGCGTCTCTAAATTACTCTCAGAACTTGGTCTTTGTTCTAGGCGAGAGGCTGACTCTTATATAGAGCAAGGACTCGTTACAGTCGATGGAGAAATTGTGAATGAACTTGGTGTTCGTGCATATCGCCATCAAAAAATTGAATTGCAATCTGGGGCTAAGGCACAGCAAGCTTCTCGAATTACCGTTATCCTGAACAAGCCAGTTGGATTTATTTCTCATTACGATGATGAGCAGGAATATCAGCCTGCTGCGTCATTAATTACGCCTGAAAATTTTTTCGCAAATCCACTCGATAAAAATCGTAGCCCACGCTTTAATACTAAAGGTCTTGCGCCTGCAGGCCGCTTAGATATTGACTCTACGGGCCTGCTTGTTCTGACCCAAGACGGTCGAATAGCCAAGTTATTAATCGGAGAAAATAGTCCGATTGAAAAAGAATATTTAGTGCGCGTGGAGGGCAGGCTTTCATATGAAGATTTAGATCGCTTAAAACATGGTCTATCGCTAGATGGTGTTGCACTCAAGCCAGCTCAAGTCAGTTGGCAAAATGAAGAGCAATTACGCTTTGTTTTACGAGAGGGCCGAAAACGTCAAATCCGCCGAATGTGTGAAATGGTCGGCCTAAGAGTGCTTGGGTTAAAACGTGTTCGCATGGGGCGTGTATCTTTGGGCCCTTTGCCCCCCGGCCAATGGCGCTATCTCAAGCCAGGAGAGCAATTCTAG
- a CDS encoding peptide chain release factor 3: MDTNTSSTPAAEVLRRRSFAIISHPDAGKTTLTEKLLLYAGAIQIAGSVKARKASRHATSDWMEIEKQRGISVASSVMQMEYRDCIINLLDTPGHQDFSEDTYRVLTAVDSALMVIDAANGVESQTLRLLEVCRARNTPIVTFINKMDREVKPPMELMDEIESALGIEVVPFTWPVGMGKSFAGVIDIANNRMRMFKAGEDRVTEDSHAVIDINDPALKERLGVDLENALGEVELIKEAMPAFDREAFLAGRQSPVFFGSAINNFGVREILNTLVELAPSPGGRKALQREVSPAENKFSAVVFKIQANMDPAHRDRVAFLRICSGHFERGMKLKICRNGKEVRTNNALSFLSQRRDILDEAFPGDIIGLPNHGLLRLGDTLTEGEQLQFTGLPFFAPEIFRLVESADPLRSKQLRTGLMQLGEEGAIQVFRPMAGGTMLLGAFGQLQFEVVSHRLQTEYGAEVRLLPARYSLARWVSSDDPVALKKFTQENIHRMAEDVVGASVFLASHKSELDVAQQRCESIQFHALREHAGLIYQSDLAG; this comes from the coding sequence ATCGATACCAATACCTCCAGCACCCCCGCCGCAGAAGTACTGAGACGTCGCAGCTTTGCCATCATCTCTCACCCAGATGCGGGTAAAACTACGCTCACAGAAAAACTATTGCTTTATGCGGGTGCAATTCAGATCGCTGGAAGTGTTAAGGCCCGTAAAGCTAGTAGACACGCCACATCTGACTGGATGGAAATTGAGAAACAACGCGGCATCTCTGTAGCAAGTTCTGTAATGCAGATGGAATATCGCGACTGCATTATTAATCTCTTAGATACTCCAGGTCACCAAGACTTCTCTGAAGACACTTATCGCGTTCTCACTGCGGTTGACTCTGCTTTAATGGTTATTGACGCGGCAAATGGTGTGGAATCACAAACATTGCGCCTCTTAGAAGTCTGTCGCGCACGCAATACACCTATCGTTACCTTCATTAATAAAATGGATCGCGAAGTGAAGCCTCCAATGGAGTTAATGGATGAAATTGAATCAGCACTAGGCATCGAGGTTGTGCCATTTACTTGGCCAGTAGGCATGGGCAAATCTTTTGCTGGCGTAATTGATATCGCGAACAATCGTATGCGCATGTTCAAGGCTGGCGAAGATCGAGTAACCGAAGACTCACATGCAGTTATCGACATTAATGATCCGGCCCTGAAAGAGCGTCTTGGCGTTGATCTTGAAAATGCTTTGGGCGAGGTAGAACTTATTAAAGAAGCAATGCCTGCCTTTGATCGTGAAGCCTTCTTGGCAGGGCGCCAATCCCCAGTATTCTTTGGATCTGCAATCAATAACTTTGGTGTTCGAGAAATTCTGAACACTCTCGTTGAATTAGCGCCATCACCTGGTGGTCGCAAAGCATTGCAACGTGAAGTTAGCCCAGCAGAAAATAAATTCTCTGCAGTGGTTTTTAAGATTCAGGCAAATATGGATCCTGCGCACCGTGATCGCGTGGCTTTCTTACGGATCTGTTCGGGTCATTTTGAACGCGGCATGAAACTCAAAATCTGTCGCAACGGAAAAGAAGTGCGCACCAATAATGCACTCTCGTTTTTGTCACAAAGACGCGATATTTTGGACGAAGCATTTCCTGGTGACATTATTGGCTTGCCCAATCATGGACTACTTCGCTTGGGTGATACGCTAACGGAAGGCGAGCAACTGCAATTTACAGGACTACCTTTCTTTGCCCCGGAAATTTTCCGACTTGTTGAATCAGCCGACCCGTTACGATCAAAGCAATTGCGCACCGGCTTGATGCAGCTTGGTGAAGAAGGCGCTATTCAGGTATTTCGCCCTATGGCTGGCGGCACTATGTTGCTAGGCGCATTTGGTCAATTGCAATTTGAAGTTGTTAGCCATCGCTTGCAAACTGAATATGGCGCTGAAGTTCGCTTATTGCCTGCGCGCTATAGCCTTGCTCGCTGGGTTAGCTCTGATGATCCTGTAGCGCTCAAAAAATTTACCCAAGAAAATATTCATCGCATGGCAGAAGATGTTGTTGGTGCTTCAGTATTTCTGGCATCTCATAAGTCTGAACTAGACGTGGCACAACAACGCTGTGAATCAATTCAATTCCATGCATTAAGAGAGCACGCTGGTTTGATTTACCAATCTGATTTGGCTGGGTAA
- a CDS encoding DUF2798 domain-containing protein: MINITNFVFALVMGFLMSASITLATTFVRIGAVENFFWLWLEVWLVAYPVAIVCILAYRPLATKITAVVLEKLKG; the protein is encoded by the coding sequence ATGATCAATATTACCAATTTTGTTTTTGCTTTGGTGATGGGCTTTTTAATGTCCGCCAGCATCACTCTTGCAACAACATTTGTTCGTATCGGCGCTGTCGAGAATTTCTTTTGGCTTTGGTTGGAGGTATGGCTGGTCGCATATCCTGTCGCAATCGTTTGTATATTGGCTTATCGACCTTTGGCAACCAAAATTACAGCAGTAGTTCTTGAAAAGCTAAAGGGCTAA
- a CDS encoding DMT family transporter: MNQESKGMLIGFIGILIFSLTLPVSKIAVLSFDPYFIAFGRALLAGLVALAYLIYKQAPLPQKSDWIKFVIIALGVVFGFPIFTTVAMKEGSSSHGAVILGMMPLATTVIGVIRFKERPSIGFWLVSLLGAALVVVYALLKNAGGFTYIDGLLVAGGICACIGYVEGGELSRRMNPRAVISWALVVSLPINATIAFYLFELGYWGADTLAWTSFIYLSLFSMFLGFFFWYEGLAIGGIARVSQVQLIQPFCTLVAASILLGDYLTAMNMVFAFLVVSTVILSKRMLVERT, translated from the coding sequence GTGAATCAAGAAAGCAAGGGAATGTTAATAGGCTTTATCGGCATTCTGATTTTTAGCCTGACCTTGCCTGTAAGTAAGATCGCTGTCCTAAGCTTTGACCCTTATTTCATTGCTTTTGGTAGAGCGCTTTTGGCCGGCTTGGTTGCTTTGGCTTATTTAATTTACAAACAAGCACCTTTGCCTCAAAAATCCGACTGGATCAAGTTCGTCATTATTGCTCTTGGAGTTGTCTTTGGTTTTCCAATATTCACCACTGTGGCCATGAAAGAAGGATCTTCATCTCATGGCGCAGTTATTCTGGGAATGATGCCTTTGGCTACAACCGTAATTGGAGTTATCCGCTTTAAAGAGCGCCCTTCAATTGGCTTTTGGTTGGTATCTTTGCTTGGCGCCGCTTTAGTTGTGGTTTATGCATTGTTAAAAAACGCAGGAGGTTTTACCTATATTGATGGCCTCTTGGTTGCTGGCGGTATTTGCGCCTGTATTGGATATGTTGAGGGCGGAGAGTTGTCTCGTCGTATGAATCCACGTGCGGTTATTTCTTGGGCTTTGGTGGTGTCACTCCCAATTAACGCCACCATTGCTTTCTATTTGTTTGAGCTAGGGTATTGGGGGGCTGATACGCTTGCTTGGACAAGCTTTATTTACTTAAGTCTTTTCTCAATGTTTCTCGGCTTTTTCTTTTGGTACGAGGGTCTTGCTATTGGTGGAATTGCCAGAGTCAGTCAAGTTCAGCTCATACAGCCATTCTGTACTCTTGTAGCCGCTAGTATTTTATTGGGCGATTATTTGACGGCAATGAATATGGTGTTCGCATTCTTGGTGGTTTCTACGGTGATCTTAAGTAAAAGAATGCTGGTCGAGCGCACTTAA
- a CDS encoding MOSC domain-containing protein: MSTRLPYIQAIYIAATAGAPMQSLPKAKITLTGIEGDRYANGKGAYSNTTPSKIRHLSLITESGIVIANEWLMAGDEPTFDASQTRRNIVISNMNAEDLNSLVGKTFTLGSLVLKGTELCAPCQRPAKLLNKSDFINAFEGRGGLRAEIMNVGEISVGDILSLQIKDAS; the protein is encoded by the coding sequence ATGAGTACAAGACTGCCCTATATTCAGGCCATTTATATTGCAGCGACTGCTGGTGCGCCGATGCAATCATTGCCCAAAGCAAAGATCACTCTAACGGGGATCGAAGGAGATCGATATGCCAACGGAAAAGGCGCCTACTCGAATACAACTCCCAGCAAAATACGACACCTTAGTCTTATCACTGAATCCGGAATCGTTATTGCCAATGAGTGGCTGATGGCTGGAGATGAACCGACCTTTGATGCCTCACAAACCCGCAGAAATATTGTCATTAGCAATATGAACGCGGAAGATCTTAATTCTCTTGTTGGAAAGACATTTACATTGGGATCCCTTGTTCTCAAGGGCACTGAATTGTGTGCGCCATGCCAAAGACCCGCTAAGCTCCTGAACAAATCAGACTTCATTAATGCATTTGAAGGGCGAGGCGGTTTAAGGGCAGAAATAATGAATGTCGGAGAAATTTCAGTGGGCGATATATTAAGCCTACAAATAAAGGATGCATCATGA
- a CDS encoding GNAT family N-acetyltransferase: MIQYRDDAKVTAEEAIDLYIRSTLGERRPIDNKETFEAMLKNANLTITAWDQGKLIGISRSLTDFAYVTYLADLAVDQKYQRMGIGKELIAQTQKHLGPSCMIVLLAAPKANEYYEHIGFEHNPRAWTLKN; encoded by the coding sequence ATGATTCAGTATCGAGACGACGCCAAAGTTACAGCCGAAGAAGCAATTGATTTGTATATTCGCTCAACACTGGGCGAGCGCAGACCGATTGATAACAAAGAAACTTTTGAGGCAATGCTAAAAAATGCCAATCTCACCATAACTGCTTGGGATCAAGGTAAGTTAATTGGAATTTCGCGATCACTTACTGATTTTGCATATGTTACTTATTTGGCTGACCTAGCAGTAGATCAAAAATATCAACGCATGGGAATTGGGAAAGAGCTTATCGCTCAAACTCAAAAACATCTAGGGCCCAGTTGCATGATTGTTTTGTTAGCGGCCCCCAAAGCAAATGAATACTATGAGCACATTGGCTTTGAACATAATCCCCGTGCCTGGACACTGAAAAATTAA
- a CDS encoding histidine phosphatase family protein — protein MKTTRFCLVRHGETDWNVARRLQGHTDIPLNQHGIAQAIQMAKALKAIDLQFDVLYSSDLQRAANTAGAIEEKFSVTAIIDQQLRERHLGALQGLTTEEGPQLKPDLWAIHLSRNLDHTLEGGESIKQFANRIHTALENIRMQYAGKTILLVSHGGALDMMYRLASNQSLESEKAVAVPNASLNWISHNGYSWQVDKWADTSHLENIALDNLDL, from the coding sequence ATGAAAACAACTCGCTTTTGCCTAGTCCGTCATGGTGAAACCGATTGGAATGTTGCGCGTCGCCTTCAAGGCCACACCGACATTCCGCTAAACCAACACGGAATTGCTCAAGCAATACAAATGGCGAAGGCCCTTAAAGCAATTGATTTGCAATTTGATGTTTTGTATTCAAGCGATTTGCAACGTGCGGCCAATACAGCAGGCGCGATTGAAGAAAAATTTAGCGTCACAGCCATCATCGATCAACAATTACGCGAGCGTCATCTTGGCGCGCTTCAAGGACTCACTACGGAAGAAGGGCCCCAACTAAAACCAGATCTTTGGGCGATTCATTTAAGTCGCAATCTCGATCACACCCTAGAAGGCGGGGAAAGTATCAAACAATTTGCCAATCGCATTCATACTGCCTTGGAAAATATTCGAATGCAGTATGCGGGTAAAACCATTCTATTGGTGAGCCATGGGGGCGCACTAGACATGATGTATCGACTGGCCAGTAACCAATCTCTAGAGTCTGAAAAAGCGGTGGCGGTGCCCAATGCATCGCTAAACTGGATTAGCCATAACGGCTATTCTTGGCAAGTTGACAAATGGGCCGACACAAGCCATTTAGAAAATATAGCCCTAGATAATTTAGATCTTTAG